The bacterium genome contains the following window.
TCTCAAAAGAAATTAAGGAAGATGAGAATATTTCAGCGTGACAGTTATGTTGCGCTTGATTTCGTAACCGGAGTTGCGGAAGCTTATCGCTTGCTCGCACCTGATGCACCGGTTGATGCAAATTTAATTTCCTTCGGAGAAATTGGTGTTGGAGATAAAAGAAAGAAATTAGTCTATGAACAGCCAGAACAGAAAGAATTAAATGCGCTTCAGTATGAACTGCAGTTATTCGTCAATTCAGTTTTAAATAAAACCAGACCGGTAGTTTCCGGAGTTGATGGATTGAGAGCTTTAAAAGTTGCGCAGATAATTATACAGAAGATAGAGGGTCAGAGGATTGCTTGATAATTTATCTAAAATAAATTAAGAAAATAACGATAGAACAATTCAACAATTAATCAATAGAACAACGATGAAAAAATTACTTTTACTATCAGTGGCATTATTACTTACAACCTCAAGCTGCAGTGTTTATCAGTCAATGGTAAACTTATCGAGATTAAAGTTTAAACTTGGAGCAGTGAATAATTTTATTGTTGGAGGTGTCAATATCTCCAATAAAAGTTCTTTGCAGGATTTTAATCCGTTGGAAGTTGTAAACCTTACCACGGCTATAGCGTCGGGCAAGCTGCCGGCATCATTCACACTAAATGTTGAGGCAAAAAATCCTAATGACGGAACTGGCGGTTATCCCAAAACTGATGCAACATTAAAAGCATTTCCATGGCGGCTGGAAATAGATGATGTAGAGACAATTTCTGGAAGTATAGGAACTCCGGTTACCGTGCCCGGTACAGGTGAGGTAACAAATATTCCTTTGACAATGAATATCGATCTGATAGAATTCTTTGGAAACAAAGGCTTCGATAATTTATTAAACCTTGCTTTGGCTTTAGGCGGTCAACAAGGTTCATCTGCAAAATTATCTTTGTTTGCAACACCAACTGTATCATCACCAATTGGAGACATAAAATATCAGGGTGAATTGAAAATTGTAGATCAAAGTTTTACAAATTAACAAAATGAATGTCATTGCGATGCCGACTTTAGTCGGGAGAAGCAATCTTTGAGATCACTTCACTACGTTCGTGATGACATTGTCTGAAAATAACTTATGAATATTAAATCCAAATACGCAATAGGTATTGATCTCGGTGGTACAAGCATAAAGCTTGGTATCGTAACCAATACCGGGAAAATTTTAAAAAAAATATCAATTCGAACGGAAGCGGAAAAAGGTCCTAAAAAAGTAATTGATAATATCAGTGCAGGAATAAATGAACTTACTGCTTCCTCAAATTACAAAATTTCAGGAATAGGGATTGGATGTCCCGGAGTTGTAACTCCCGGCAAAGGTATTGTCGAAAATCCACCAAATTTTCCCGGATGGAAAAAAGTAGACATCGCTAAAGTTATCTCACAAAAATTTAATAAACGTGTATTCGTTGATAACGATGCAAACGCAGCAGCAATCGGTGAGCTGACATTCGGAAGCGGGAGGAAATACAAATCTTTTATAATGATTACTCTCGGTACCGGAGTTGGCGGGGGAATAGTGATTGACAAAAAAATCTATCACGGTGATTTCGGAGCTGCCGGAGAAATAGGACATATCTCCATTGATTATAAGGGACCAAAATGTAATTGCGGATCGTACGGCTGCATCGAAGCTTATGCAGGGAATCAATACTTAAGAAACAGAGTTCGCCAGCAGCTTAAGAAACATCCTGAATCAAAACTCTGGAAAATAATTGGCAATGACTTGAGCAAAGTTTCGCCGCGTAATATACAGGATGCTGCTGAACAAGGGGATAAGTTTTCTAAATCGGTAATTGACGAGCTTGGAGTTTACCTGGGCTCTGCCTTCGCTTCTTTGGTTAATGTGCTTGATGTGAGTGTTTTTATTATCGGTGGAGGAATTGCAGGCTTCGGAAAACCGCTATTCGATTCAATTAAAAAAACGATTGCAGTCAGAGTTATGGCACCGATAAGACCAAGAGTCAGAGTTCTTCCAGCAAAGCTTAAAAATGATGCTGGTATCAAAGGCGCATCAGCCTTGGTTTTTCATCATAAATAAAATTGTATTTCATAATCATTTCTACAATTCGTTTCGTCTTATGATTATGGATTACCCATAATCATTCCATATTTTTATCTTTCAGGTATGAAAATCATCTTGTCTTTAGTTTGTGCCTTGGCCTTCGCCTCTGTCTTTCATTTTAGTGCTTTTGCACAGCAGGATGATTTACTTCAAAATAGTAACACTGACTCTCTTCAAACCGAAATTGCAACTGATAGTCTTCTCGTACCAATTACAGATACTTTAGCTTCCAGACAAAAAAAATCAGATATAGACACAGTTGTGTACGCCAGCGGAACTGATTCGTTATTCTTCTTTGTAAAAGAAAAGAAAATGTCGATTTACGGTGAAGGCCAAATCAATTACAGACAATCCGAAATTAAAAGTGCCAATATTTTTCTCGATTTCAACAAGTTTGAAATTGAAGCAATTGGAGTTCCTTCAGATACTTCCGAAAATGAATTAATCGGTACGCCGATTTTAAAAGAAGCAGGTGAAGTATATGAAGGGAAACGGATGAAGTATAATTTTAAAACGGGGCAAGGTTCTCTTTCCGCAGCCGACACTGAGTTGGAAGGTGCATTCTATCACGGAGCGAAAATTAAAAAAGTAACGCAAGACACTTACTTTATTGAAGATGGAGTTTATACAACCTGCGATGCTGAAGAGCCGCATTTTTATTTTTCATCACCAAAAATGAAAATGATTCAGGGCGAAGAACTTGCTGCCGAATGGATCTGGCTAAACTTTGGTGGAGTGCCATTCCCGATACCTCTTCCTTTTATTGTTGTTCCATTACAGTCAGGCAGAAGGTCTGGAATTATTCCTCCGGTTTTTGGTAGTGATGCACGATATGGAACGTACATAAGTAGATTTGGATATTTCTGGGCTATAAGTGATTACATGGATATCAATGCAACAATGGATTACTACACTCGTGGAAGTTTTGGTTTTGGTTCACGCTTCAGATACGCCAACCGTTACAACTATAACGGCTATGTTGAAGGTTCTTACAGAGACTTTTCTGAAGGAGAACCAACCGATCCGAATTATAACAAGCAGATTGACTGGCGTATGAGATTATTCCACGCTCAGACTTTCACACCAACTCTGCGGCTTGATGCAAATCTTGAATTTGCCTCCAAAGATTTTCTACAGAATGGTACAGGCGATCTGAATGATCTGTTGAGAAACGAAATTATTTCTAATGCTACCTTATCAAAAACCTGGGATGAATCAGGGAACAGTGCTTCAATAAATTACAACAGAAGACAGGTTCTTGAGACGAACGATATTTTCGAGATTCTCCCGAGTGCATTATTTAAATTAGCGCAAAGCTATCCTTTCAGATCATCTTCGAGCGAAGCAGACAGGCAATGGTATGAACTGCTTGGTTATTCTTACAGTGGTCAGTTTCAAAATCAAAGAAATAAAACCGGTGGTGTTCTTGATGAGCGATTAGGTTTGCAGCACAGCATTACTTCTGATATGTCACCCAAAATCGGATACTTCTCCATTTCTCCTAGGATCAGGTTCGATTCAAAATGGTATAATGAAC
Protein-coding sequences here:
- a CDS encoding ROK family protein, coding for MNIKSKYAIGIDLGGTSIKLGIVTNTGKILKKISIRTEAEKGPKKVIDNISAGINELTASSNYKISGIGIGCPGVVTPGKGIVENPPNFPGWKKVDIAKVISQKFNKRVFVDNDANAAAIGELTFGSGRKYKSFIMITLGTGVGGGIVIDKKIYHGDFGAAGEIGHISIDYKGPKCNCGSYGCIEAYAGNQYLRNRVRQQLKKHPESKLWKIIGNDLSKVSPRNIQDAAEQGDKFSKSVIDELGVYLGSAFASLVNVLDVSVFIIGGGIAGFGKPLFDSIKKTIAVRVMAPIRPRVRVLPAKLKNDAGIKGASALVFHHK
- a CDS encoding LPS-assembly protein LptD — translated: MKIILSLVCALAFASVFHFSAFAQQDDLLQNSNTDSLQTEIATDSLLVPITDTLASRQKKSDIDTVVYASGTDSLFFFVKEKKMSIYGEGQINYRQSEIKSANIFLDFNKFEIEAIGVPSDTSENELIGTPILKEAGEVYEGKRMKYNFKTGQGSLSAADTELEGAFYHGAKIKKVTQDTYFIEDGVYTTCDAEEPHFYFSSPKMKMIQGEELAAEWIWLNFGGVPFPIPLPFIVVPLQSGRRSGIIPPVFGSDARYGTYISRFGYFWAISDYMDINATMDYYTRGSFGFGSRFRYANRYNYNGYVEGSYRDFSEGEPTDPNYNKQIDWRMRLFHAQTFTPTLRLDANLEFASKDFLQNGTGDLNDLLRNEIISNATLSKTWDESGNSASINYNRRQVLETNDIFEILPSALFKLAQSYPFRSSSSEADRQWYELLGYSYSGQFQNQRNKTGGVLDERLGLQHSITSDMSPKIGYFSISPRIRFDSKWYNEQIEQFSVASSTGQDSIVTNEIKKLSAVNTFDVGINASTKFYGMFNINSIGINAIRHTVTPNISYNYRPDFSSSGWGYYGQYTKLDGSTERYDRYRNEVYGGSGSGEQQNINFSIGNNFEMKTIVDPTDTTSKESKIQLLNLTAGSGYNFAADSLNFADVSLTYRTQVGELFDLSGSSRFTPYDYSGNISKINRYLVDAGKGLLRLTGLNFSISSSISGEKFASSKDEDREDEDEFGLVDQESKSVYRGIYNNDDPDFTIPWSISLSYNYNLDRPTPERSTVYSNLSGSFSFSLTPLWKIDLTGSYDFQSKEFAAPQVRISRDLHCWLMNFVWNPIGTYTGFRFEIRVKAPQLQDLKLTKQDQFFNTR